One Setaria viridis chromosome 7, Setaria_viridis_v4.0, whole genome shotgun sequence genomic region harbors:
- the LOC117864848 gene encoding BTB/POZ and MATH domain-containing protein 2-like — MDDPHTQDVSTSTVIVPQSKLHQDLSHMLKTGEGADVTFSVGAQLFPAHKCMLAARSTVFKAEFFGAMKERDDQCIKIDDMEPTIFEALLYFVYTGSLPDDCDADGSNVAMQHLLVAADRYGLDRLRMMCEAKLCQDIDAQTVATTLVLAEQHHCTQLKDACLGFIASRNMLGVVMKTDGFKHLITSCPLVMKEILYKVAAAGSE, encoded by the coding sequence ATGGACGATCCTCACACACAAGATGTAAGCACAAGCACCGTTATAGTCCCACAGTCAAAGCTGCACCAAGATCTCTCACACATGTTGAAGACCGGGGAAGGCGCAGATGTGACTTTCAGTGTGGGCGCCCAATTGTTCCCTGCTCACAAGTGCATGCTGGCCGCACGGTCCACGGTGTTCAAGGCGGAGTTCTTCGGCGCAATGAAGGAAAGGGATGATCAGTGCATCAAGATTGATGACATGGAGCCTACAATATTCGAGGCACTACTGTACTTCGTCTACACAGGTTCACTGCCAGACGATTGCGATGCTGATGGTAGCAATGTGGCGATGCAGCACTTGTTGGTTGCGGCCGATCGATATGGACTAGACAGGTTAAGGATGATGTGCGAAGCAAAGCTGTGCCAGGATATTGATGCGCAAACAGTTGCCACAACCCTAGTTTTAGCGGAGCAACACCACTGCACCCAGCTCAAAGATGCTTGCCTTGGGTTTATAGCTTCGAGGAACATGCTCGGTGTTGTCATGAAAACCGATGGATTCAAGCATCTCATCACCAGTTGTCCTTTGGTCATGAAGGAGATTTTATATAAGGTCGCTGCTGCCGGGAGCGAGTAG
- the LOC117864849 gene encoding BTB/POZ and MATH domain-containing protein 6-like, with protein MASNSSSSPSNLFLGETSSTCLTHSVTVAHKFQVTDFSLLEGIGVGKHVSSTPFSVGGCDWSLNVYPDGTSAGEKIPHVSVYLCLLKGPTPGVRVKFRLGLLDKDGKLVLRPQGSALSKTFLESAGRDCGLDKFMRKPDLQEFLHRNNDCFTVR; from the exons ATGGCTAGCAACTCAAGCTCTTCACCAAGCAATCTGTTCCTCGGTGAGACGTCGTCGACATGCCTGACACACAGCGTCACCGTGGCGCACAAGTTCCAGGTGACAGATTTCTCGCTGCTCGAGGGCATAGGCGTCGGCAAGCACGTCAGCTCGACCCCCTTCAGCGTCGGCGGCTGCGACTGGAGCCTCAACGTGTACCCCGACGGCACGAGCGCGGGTGAAAAAATCCCTCATGTATCGGTGTACCTGTGCCTTCTCAAAGGACCAACTCCGGGCGTGAGGGTGAAGTTCAGATTAGGGTTACTTGACAAAGATGGCAAGCTTGTGTTGAGGCCACAAGGCTCTGCGCTCTCCAAAACCTTCCTCGAGTCCGCAGGCCGCGACTGCGGCCTCGACAAGTTCATGAGGAAACCCGACCTGCAAGAATTCCTGCATCGCAACAATGACTGCTTCACGGTCAG ATAA
- the LOC117864850 gene encoding BTB/POZ and MATH domain-containing protein 2-like, with product MLKKKEGADVTFNVDGQLFPAHRCVLAARSPFFQAEFFGPMKKKPAQDIMIGDIKPTIFEALLQFMYTDSLPDDYNAEDNVTVWQHLLVAADLYGLERLRLICEDKLCCSINVQTVASTFALAEQHSCVQLKDKCLQFIASRAVLGAVMETDGFKDLVASRPLVMKEILDKVAVVKDDE from the coding sequence AtgctgaagaagaaggaaggtGCTGATGTGACGTTCAATGTCGATGGCCAATTGTTCCCTGCTCACAGATGCGTGCTCGCTGCACGGTCACCGTTTTTTCAGGCTGAGTTCTTTGGCCCGATGAAGAAGAAGCCTGCACAGGACATCATGATCGGTGACATCAAGCCCACCATCTTTGAGGCTCTTCTTCAGTTCATGTACACAGATTCCCTACCTGATGATTACAACGCCGAGGACAATGTGACAGTATGGCAGCATCTGCTAGTTGCTGCGGATCTGTATGGACTAGAGAGGCTGAGGCTCATTTGCGAAGACAAGCTGTGCTGTAGCATCAATGTGCAGACCGTTGCAAGCACCTTTGCTTTGGCAGAGCAACATAGCTGTGTTCAACTTAAGGATAAGTGCCTCCAATTTATTGCCTCCCGGGCTGTGCTTGGTGCCGTCATGGAAACCGATGGGTTCAAGGATCTTGTCGCAAGCCGCCCTTTGGTCATGAAGGAGATTCTAGATAAGGTTGCTGTTGTCAAGGATGATGAGTAA